The Mus caroli chromosome 15, CAROLI_EIJ_v1.1, whole genome shotgun sequence DNA segment GGCACAGTGACCGTCCATCCGTATCAGCACGGTGAGGTTGTAAGCCTCGGGTTCTTCGGGGACAGCAGGAGACAAGAAGACGACCTTGGTGTCGTTGTAGAACACGTACTCCATGCCCTCGACCTGTGGAAAGGGTCCCAAAACTTGAGGCCATTTGGTAAAGATCTTGcttctccctcctgcttcccaGCTGCCCCTGTCCCCATTAGAAATGAGTCCCCACCACCCCCAAGCCAGGACTGACCGTCACACGCTCCAGGGCTCCAGcctcccgccgccgccgcctccagGACCGCAAGGGCTCAGCGATGACAACCATGGCAAACTTCTGGATAAGGCTGAAGCCCTGGCCAGTAACGTTGATGCTCCGGCCACcactggggggttggggagggacaTGCTTCAGTGAGTTCTGCTCAGTCAGCTTTCGGCTTATTAGTTATACCCCAGGCAGGAAGTGGCATGGCAGGGTGGTAAATGTGCATCAGAGGGATAGGCGAGTTGAGTCGGGGAAGTGGCCCTGCTCTGACCCTGCCATCTCAGTTCTAAGGAGGAAGCCCATCAGGGTGCAGTGGGGTTTTCCAGAAGatctctcctcctgccctgcccagcccagtTCTGCCACATTCCTCAGGTCAgcaggcgggggtggggagggcactAGCCGGAAAGGGGAGAGGCCACACCTGACAAAGCTTCTCAATGGCTCAAAGGCTCGTATCATGGGGTTCTCGCAGTAGGTGAAAGAGATGCCGGGGCTGGGCACTCTGGAGCCCCCATAGTAGATTTCTAGTGTCACCTGGCCTGGAGCCAACTGTTGACCTGTGACACATTGTAGCtgtgctccaaactttgtcctaGGGTGGGAGGTACCTGTCAGTCCATCAAGCCAGTTCtactgctcccccacccccaccccccaagacagACTCAGGtcttcccaccctctccccagAGCCAGGCGAGCTCAGCAGCCATGGGCGACACATACACTTCACAAGGGACGTCATTGAGTGTCACCCGCACATCCTCCTTGGAGCCTGTGTCCAGGTGAGTGCCATTGATGGTCAATGTGGTGCCACCTGCCTGTGGCCCCTGTCGTGGCTCCACGCTGAGAGGCTGGGGTTGCTGAAAGCAACACACATGCATAGTTAGGGCCAAGGACTCGGGTTACTGGAGAGTGATTATCGTTAGATGCCAACTTGCTGGGGTCGGCAGCAGAGGCTGGACAACACAGCTCGGTCAGGCACTTACTTGATAAGTGAACTGGACGTGTGACGGTGAATGGCCAAGTTTCCCATTAACATCCACCTCGATGCCTCCTGTGAAGGGCCTCTCCGAAGCCTCAATTGCACACACAATCCtggtgacagacaggcagatcccatTCAGCTCATTACCACTGCTGCATCTGTTCAGCTGCTGGGAGCCCAGGCTGCTGGGAGTTCACTCACCGGGTGGATACCGAGTACCCTTTTGGTTCAAAGGCACAGTTCTGGCCAGCCACAGTTATCTTCTTGACGTCATCTGCTTTGACACCCAGATTGGACCCATGGATAGTGACCAGGATGCCCCCACCCAGCGGGCCTGTCTCAGGCTGGATCTGAAATCGGCAGAGCCGGGTGCATGAGTGGCTTGGGTGGGTGAACGTGAAGGGGGTATGGGGGTACAGGTCAGACGGTGACAAAACTCACCCTAGTGATAACTGGTGGTGGGCACTCGGAAGTGACGTTGCTGCAGAGAGCTTCGTATACACACCGGTTCTGCCCGCGGCACCACACACACCTGTAGGCAGGATCGGCAGCCAGACACAGGCTACAGTCACTGCGGCCAAAGGAGCAGTTGTAGAGAGTCACTGTGGAGGAGGACGTAGAGTTAGCTGttgttcttttccctctcccGCCTTCCCCAGACCCCACCTACCTTGTAGCTTGCTGTCAATGTTCTTGCCAAAGGACTTAACATACAGGTGAAGAGGCAGTGTCTCATTACCATCATGGGATAGCTGCATGGGACACACAGGGACAAACTGTACTTTCTGTCCCTCTGACACCAAAAGCCATGGGAATCTCTCAATTGCCCAAAGTCAGTGAAGGCTGCCAAGGTAGGCAGGGACTGGGgagcatcagacacacacaccatgggaCCATGAGTTTGTTCAGGGACATAGGCAGAGATGCTTGGAGACCACAAGGCACAGGGCAGGAGGGATAAGACCCTGGCTAGGCTCCAGTGCTAGGCGTAATACCCACTACCCAGCCCTTAAGACAAGCAGTGGTACCTTTGGGGTCCTAAAAGAGAAGGTATCTGATTCATGCATGGTCACAGTCTCTTCAAAATTCAGCAGCTCACTGCCCACATACAGGGAAGAAACCTGTGGAGAGTCCAGTCAGCCTTCTCTACTCAAGCTGGTTAACTGTTCTGCCCTTTGGGGGCATAGAATCTGTATCTCCAGAAGCTCCCGAAATACCCCACCACCTAGTCTGCCCCATGCTCGGGTGCCTCCGAAGACCCTTTGCCTCCCTCTGTAGCaacaattttggtttctttaaaccACACAGGACTATTGTTAAGAGTGTGCTTTCGTTTTAGTCCCAgatgtggggctgctttggactgtccacagcagctgactatgatttgcctcgtgctctagcagaggcacaGTTTGCCAGCTGTGGAGTATTTTCTGCGATTGTGTAAcgcttggaattctgggaactttccaGGGAGTATATAGATGCCAGAGCCCTGAGAGGTGAGGGCTGGTGGTTGTTGGTCgtttgggggcgggggtgtgtggtttgttagtagtcatgcacaaagaagaaacaaacaggaagaaattagCTTCAGGgatctatttttctgtttctctcctctgtgtttctctcctgTGCAGTGATAAGGGATGAGGGGATAAAGGCTGGGAAAAAGTACCCACCAAGCAGCCTCAAGCAAGCCCCAACCCACCTACCAGCTAGACCTCACCCCAGGCCTTCTCTACCTTCACAGTCTCCAAGTTCTTGCCCTGGAAGGTCACCTCTGTCTCATGGTTCATGGGGATGACCAAAGGGTCAGGGGCCAGGAACTGGGGGCAGTTGTCCTCCTGAGAAAGAGCAAAGCTGGTGAGGTGGAGCATTTCCCATCACGACCCATCGTCCTAACCACAGTTCTGTCTGGGTGGCTGGCTCACCATGTGGGCACGTATGATTCCCTCCTCTGGGTTGGGTGAAGCCTCCCGACACTCGTAGTATTGCAGGTCCCACTGGCAAGTCCAGCGGTTGCTAGCACAAGAGATGCACCTAGCAGGAGGGTCAATCAGGATGTGAGGGGCCTGGAAGTATGAGAGgagcccgggggtgggggtggggaacctcTCACAAGGTAGCCAGGACTCACGGCAGGTTCTCCACCAGGCTCATGGCCTCTCGGCAGTCATAGAAGGGATACTGGTGGGAGGTGAGGAAGACACTGCCGCTTTTTAAGAGGAGCTGGATGCTCACGTCAACATGGTCTGCAGAATACAGGTGGGAACAGGGTCAGGGGCAGCTAGAGCAGAAGGGTGGAACTGGGCCTCGCCCAGTGCCCAGCCGAGAGGAGGTCTATTCTGGGGCCAGGGGATACAATATGGATACCCCAGCCTTAGGCCCAGCTGGTCTGCTGCTTGTCAAATCTGGGCTTTGGTGTCAGCTCCCAGGGCTGGGCTCATCTTTCTCCCCTGGGCCTGGCTGCTTTCGcaccctctctctgttcctgcaAGGGCTGAGGGCAGTGGCTCCTCTGAGTCTGGGTGGGAAGGCCTTCCAGGTCCCTGCTCACGTCATATCATGGCCTCACGGCCTTGTTACCCCCCAATGCTCAAGGGACAGGCAGACATACCACCTGTCTTAGCCCAGATTGAGGCCTTcagcctcaggagacagctccaGCTGCCTCAGGCTGGACATAGCAGTGAGGAGGGATGTCTGTGCAAAGAACTTGGCAGGGGAATCGGTCTCCTCAGAACAGAACTCAGTTTAAGACTGAGGGTCTCTCaaagttgggatttttttttctcttccccaacAATAGCCTGCACCCAGGATTGGCTCACGCACAGTGCTCAGTGATCTAAAAATGTGAGAGTAGATAGAGCATAGAAAAAGCTATGTGTAGAGAAAAGGAAGCTGTGCAGGTCCAGGGACTGAAGGATGAGGTCTCACCTTGGCCTGGCGGTGTACTAGGGATGCTGCTTGGGGAATTACAGATGACAGTATCGTCCTCTACCCgggcagggtggggtggtgaGTCACCAAAGAGGCACATTAACTCATCGTCCTCAGTCAAGGTGGGCAGGGGGTTGACAGACAGGCGTACCTGCAGGAGGAGAACAGCTCAAACAATGACCCCTGATCCCAGTACTACATTGCTCCGTCTtggagggggaaggagggcaaGGCTAGGTTTCTAGAATAGTAGTACCTCCAGCCCTGCTTTTAGCATGTGCAGCTGAGAATCCTTAGAACCTGACTGCTTTGCCTAGGATGTTCATGTGGGCCCGGGTACCAGGCAACCCATGGTTTCCTTGCATGTCTGAGCACCCAGCCAGCAGCTGTGTAAGGAGAATTCCACCCCGCCCTGCACAGCACTCACAGCCTGCCACCTGTCACACGCACCTCTCCTTGGGCCCGCCGGCTCATGTTCTGTGGAAAGGCATCAGTGATGGCCACACAGGACTTCTCCCGGCTCCACAGCCAGTGTCCAGTTTCCTCGGCCCGTGAGCACTCGGACTTCCTGGTGCATCTGCAAGGACAGAGAGTACTCTCAGCTCTGGCACTCCTTGGGCTCCAGGCCGTTGGGGCAAGGACAAACTGCTCACCGTCCCTCGATGACACACCAGCCACAGTAAGGATCTTGGGAGTCACGACACTGAGCGCAGGTTACATAGCTCAGGCATTCTTGTACTGGGAGCCGGAACACCTAGAGGTAAGATAGCAGGGCCGTGGGGGAACAGGACTttactagacacacacacacacacacacacacacacacacacacacacactgtgctagACTGTTCAGGGACACGTGGCCAGGACTCTCCTGGGCCAGACCACCTACAAGTTTAGGGCAGGATCAGAAAAGGGaaccttgggggagggggtatgggggacttttgggatagcattggaaatgtaaatgaggaaaatacctaataaaaaaatggaaaaaaaagaaaaaaaaaagaaaagggaaccttgttgaaagaaggaagattacagatgtagctcagtgacgtGGCTCTTGCCTGGCAGGCATAAGATCCTACTTCTAATTCCTAATGCCCAAAATAAAACCCTTGGGAAGATAGCAATGGTGCTATGAAGACTCAGAGACAGGAGCCCAGACTCTGCCCAACCATCCAAAGCAAGGCCCAGCATATCCCCTGGGCCTGTTTCTCAGGGCCTCCTGGGGCCATCTTTAGGCTGACCTTGTCCTGGGTCATAGCATACAGACTGGACAGGTTTCCAGACAGTGCCAGGTCCTGCTTGATTTTCTTATTGATGTCTACTGGAATAGAACCGTACTCTGCAGAAGTGCCGTCTGGAGCAAGGTACACCTGCCAACACCAAGACGGTCCATgagaactggggggagggggggggatggTTCATTGGCCCCTCCTGGAGCCTCTGCCTCGACCAGTACCTTAAGGATCCGGCCATCTGAGGTGCCCAGGAACGCGACAGTGTGGTCATTCTCGGCAGTTACTGTCACTGCTGTCAGATTCAGGCCCCCGCGGTGCAGCACAGCTGTGGTGATGAGTCCATCACGACTGCCCAGTGGATAGGGCAGATGCTCCGAGCCGCATGGGAAGCTCTCGCTGGCACCCTGTGGATCACAGCATCAGGACCCGTCCCCCTGTCTCCTAGGCTTTTCCCTACTAGGGCTCCAAGCTATAGGAGTCTGACCCTATCCTCCACAACAGGAATCTACTGacattcggggggggggggggggggcggacaTACACCTATGGCCATTAACAGGCAAGACACGTACTATCAGATGGCCGCCACACTGGATGTCTCCATGGAAGGGCTTGTAGAAGATAGCGCGGCCTGCCTCTCGAGCACCTGTGTAGCAGGCGTTACGGTTGGCTTCTATCTTCTCACGGACTTCATCTAGCGGGAACACACAGAGGCCCGCGCCGGGTCCCCCAGTGCTCCGGCCATCTCTGCTGAAGACAGCATAGAGTGCCCTGCCAGCACCCGATGTGGCTACAGAAGCGGCTAGGCAGGTGCCAAAGGCAGAGTCTTGGGGGTCACTGGGATCCTGACACTGCAGGTCCATCTCTACATAGGAATAGTAGGAGGGGTCGTCTTTGCACATGCGCGCCAGCAGCGTGCGGTTCTTAGCAGGATGCTTGTCTTGCTGGTTAAAGACGAAGAAGACATAGAAATCATCCTCAAAGGCTGCGACAAACTGCTGAGTATTCGTGGACAGGTAGCCGGCCTTGAAGGTGGTGTGGTCGGAGTAGGCCTCAAAGGCCTCCCGGCCCTCAGCCCTGTCCAGCAGGCGGGTGCTCACAATGATACCATTGTCGTGCGGCCCGTTGCCTTTGCCCACAAACAGCACGCGCTCGCCGTCGGGGCGCGTGGAGGTC contains these protein-coding regions:
- the Plxnb2 gene encoding plexin-B2, whose amino-acid sequence is MALPLWALTFLSLTGLGLSLRSRKPESFRSETELNHLVVDEVTGAVYVGAVNALYQLSADLHVQQHVVTGPYMDNKKCTPPIEASQCHEAVLTDNFNQLLLLDPPGKRLVECGSLFKGICALRAMSNISVRLFYEDGSGEKSFVASNDERVATVGLVTSTRPDGERVLFVGKGNGPHDNGIIVSTRLLDRAEGREAFEAYSDHTTFKAGYLSTNTQQFVAAFEDDFYVFFVFNQQDKHPAKNRTLLARMCKDDPSYYSYVEMDLQCQDPSDPQDSAFGTCLAASVATSGAGRALYAVFSRDGRSTGGPGAGLCVFPLDEVREKIEANRNACYTGAREAGRAIFYKPFHGDIQCGGHLIGASESFPCGSEHLPYPLGSRDGLITTAVLHRGGLNLTAVTVTAENDHTVAFLGTSDGRILKVYLAPDGTSAEYGSIPVDINKKIKQDLALSGNLSSLYAMTQDKVFRLPVQECLSYVTCAQCRDSQDPYCGWCVIEGRCTRKSECSRAEETGHWLWSREKSCVAITDAFPQNMSRRAQGEVRLSVNPLPTLTEDDELMCLFGDSPPHPARVEDDTVICNSPSSIPSTPPGQDHVDVSIQLLLKSGSVFLTSHQYPFYDCREAMSLVENLPCISCASNRWTCQWDLQYYECREASPNPEEGIIRAHMEDNCPQFLAPDPLVIPMNHETEVTFQGKNLETVKVSSLYVGSELLNFEETVTMHESDTFSFRTPKLSHDGNETLPLHLYVKSFGKNIDSKLQVTLYNCSFGRSDCSLCLAADPAYRCVWCRGQNRCVYEALCSNVTSECPPPVITRIQPETGPLGGGILVTIHGSNLGVKADDVKKITVAGQNCAFEPKGYSVSTRIVCAIEASERPFTGGIEVDVNGKLGHSPSHVQFTYQQPQPLSVEPRQGPQAGGTTLTINGTHLDTGSKEDVRVTLNDVPCEVTKFGAQLQCVTGQQLAPGQVTLEIYYGGSRVPSPGISFTYCENPMIRAFEPLRSFVSGGRSINVTGQGFSLIQKFAMVVIAEPLRSWRRRRREAGALERVTVEGMEYVFYNDTKVVFLSPAVPEEPEAYNLTVLIRMDGHCAPLRTEAGVFEYVADPTFENFTGGVKKQVNKLIHARGTNLNKAMTLEEAEAFVGAERCIMKTLTETDLYCEPPEVQPPPKRRQKRDTAHNLPEFIVKFGSREWVLGRVEYDTRASDVPLSLILPLVMVPMVFIIVVSIYCYWRKSQQAEREYEKIKSQLEGLEESVRDRCKKEFTDLMIEMEDQTNDVHEAGIPTLDYKTYTDRVFFLPSKDGDKDVMITGKLDIPESRRPIVEQALYQFSNLLNSKSFLINFIHTLENQREFSARAKVYFASLLTVALHGKLEYYTDIMRTLFLELMEQYVVAKNPKLMLRRSETVVERMLSNWMSICLYQYLKDSAGEPLYKLFKAIKHQVEKGPVDAVQKKAKYTLNDTGLLGDDVEYAPLTVSVIVQDEGIDAIPVKVLNCDTISQVKEKIIDQVYRTQPCSCWPKPDSVVLEWRPGSTAQILSDLDLTSQREGRWKRINTLMHYNVRDGATLILSKVGVSQQPEDSQQDLPGERHALLEEENRVWHLVRPTDEVDEGKSKRGSMKEKERTKAITEIYLTRLLSVKGTLQQFVDNFFQSVLAPGHAVPPAVKYFFDFLDEQAEKHDIRDEDTIHIWKTNSLPLRFWVNILKNPHFIFDVHVHEVVDASLSVIAQTFMDACTRTEHKLSRDSPSNKLLYAKEISTYKKMVEDYYKGIRQMVQVSDQDMNTHLAEISRAHTDSLNTLVALHQLYQYTQKYYDEIINALEEDPAAQKMQLAFRLQQIAAALENKVTDL